The window ATCTCGGACATCGCCGATCAATCGATTTCGATCTTTTCACGACAGGGGGAATAAAGAAGCAATCAATCAAGAAAACAATCGACAACCATAACCGCCTGGTCACCGATCTTCTCTTTGAGGATTCCGACCAGATTCACCTTGTGATCGACGGCGTAAAAGTCACCTTTTGCTCCTTTCCCTATGACATTGAAAAGTCAGTCACATTCGAAGACTATATTGACCTTCCCGATCTCCTCACCCTTGCGGCAATGAAGGCGCTAGCCCTCGGCGGCAGGGCAAAATGGAAAGACTATGTGGACCTGTACTTTCTTTTGAG of the Syntrophales bacterium genome contains:
- a CDS encoding nucleotidyl transferase AbiEii/AbiGii toxin family protein: MRKEILNPDQTELLPLLRAFARDYYLAGGTAIALYLGHRRSIDFDLFTTGGIKKQSIKKTIDNHNRLVTDLLFEDSDQIHLVIDGVKVTFCSFPYDIEKSVTFEDYIDLPDLLTLAAMKALALGGRAKWKDYVDLYFLLRDHFSLHQVSMRSKDLFGAFFNEKLFREQLCYFADIDYSEKIAFVAQPVPDSEIKQFLRDVATTGF